Proteins from a single region of Deltaproteobacteria bacterium:
- a CDS encoding Zn-ribbon domain-containing OB-fold protein: MGECLWRFADLSEGIIVAEYKKPLPAISSLNAPYWDGLKRREVTLQRCNACHKLWYPPGPFCPDCWSRSCTWEKLSGRGKVNSWVIFHQAYFSSVKDEIPYNVAEVELDEGPRLLTNLVGIESADIEIGMPVEVVFDDVTEDVTLAKFRPAGMRKT, translated from the coding sequence ATGGGCGAATGCCTATGGCGATTCGCTGATCTATCGGAGGGGATAATCGTGGCTGAATACAAGAAACCTTTGCCGGCGATTTCGTCGTTGAACGCTCCGTATTGGGATGGACTCAAGCGACGTGAGGTAACCTTGCAGCGGTGTAACGCTTGTCACAAATTGTGGTATCCTCCCGGACCGTTCTGCCCAGATTGCTGGTCGCGCAGCTGTACGTGGGAGAAACTGAGTGGTCGGGGGAAAGTGAACTCTTGGGTGATTTTTCACCAAGCATATTTTTCTTCGGTGAAAGATGAGATTCCCTACAATGTTGCTGAAGTCGAACTCGATGAAGGTCCGCGGTTACTGACCAATCTTGTCGGAATCGAGAGCGCAGACATTGAAATTGGTATGCCAGTGGAAGTCGTGTTCGATGATGTTACCGAGGATGTAACGTTGGCGAAGTTTCGGCCAGCCGGAATGCGTAAAACGTAA
- a CDS encoding polysaccharide biosynthesis tyrosine autokinase codes for MKEQLARAQAEYAALAVEFKPGYPRLDKLKAQVAEAQYRLNEEARKISKGLETAYRTAKAKETELRRKVDEQKEAALKLKDASVTYSILAREVDTNRQLYESVLRRLAEMGVTTHVQTSNTSVVDPAIPPQKPAKPQAALALLLSTLVGLVGGVGAAFFFAYCDNTLKTPTEVERHLQLPTLALVPGFTPTPLPTLPTLGHPAPQPSLSSPQSSLRPSLPARPPLVALEAYRKLRTALLLSRPVGPPRTILFTSATSGEGKTVTAVHTAIALAEMGARVLLIDADLRSPNCHTMLKAQNDTGLTEFLVGQLELARVIQPTATERLFFLASGSFPPSPSDLLSSKKMHAALMFLRSFYDYLVIDTPPVLPVSDAEILSTMVDGVVLVVDSEQTAYPKVKEAQLRLSYPQAQLLGVVLNKVRLQPEEATPYYQAYRESRQRAKEPAQRPTLLRQWGRNNVPDVQMSKETIQEKEEVTK; via the coding sequence TTGAAGGAGCAGCTCGCACGAGCGCAAGCAGAGTACGCCGCATTAGCCGTTGAGTTCAAACCTGGGTATCCACGACTTGATAAGCTTAAAGCTCAAGTAGCGGAAGCACAGTATCGACTGAACGAAGAGGCGCGTAAAATCAGCAAAGGGCTTGAGACCGCTTACCGCACGGCAAAAGCAAAGGAAACCGAACTGCGGCGAAAAGTCGATGAGCAAAAAGAAGCCGCGCTCAAACTGAAAGATGCCTCGGTTACCTATTCGATTCTCGCGCGCGAAGTTGATACCAACCGTCAACTCTATGAGAGTGTGCTCCGACGTCTGGCGGAGATGGGAGTGACCACACACGTACAGACGTCGAATACCTCAGTGGTCGATCCCGCTATTCCCCCGCAAAAGCCTGCGAAGCCACAAGCCGCGCTTGCCCTGTTGCTCAGTACACTCGTCGGCCTTGTCGGTGGCGTAGGCGCAGCTTTCTTCTTTGCCTACTGCGACAATACCCTGAAAACCCCAACAGAAGTCGAACGACATCTCCAGTTACCTACGCTCGCGTTAGTCCCCGGCTTCACGCCCACACCGTTACCTACGCTTCCCACACTCGGACATCCCGCTCCCCAGCCTTCCCTGAGTAGTCCGCAGTCGTCGCTTCGTCCTTCTCTTCCTGCTCGCCCACCGCTTGTTGCGCTTGAAGCCTATCGTAAGCTCCGCACAGCATTGCTTCTCTCTCGTCCAGTCGGACCACCTCGGACCATCTTGTTCACCAGTGCTACGAGCGGCGAAGGGAAAACAGTGACCGCAGTGCACACCGCAATCGCTTTAGCGGAAATGGGAGCGCGGGTATTGCTTATCGATGCCGACCTCCGCAGTCCAAACTGTCATACGATGTTGAAAGCGCAAAATGATACTGGGCTCACTGAGTTTCTCGTGGGACAGTTGGAGTTGGCGAGGGTCATCCAACCAACCGCTACTGAGCGATTATTCTTTCTCGCCAGTGGTTCGTTTCCCCCAAGCCCCTCCGATCTCCTCAGTTCAAAAAAGATGCACGCAGCTCTGATGTTTTTGCGCAGTTTTTACGATTACCTGGTGATCGATACTCCTCCAGTCCTCCCCGTAAGTGACGCAGAAATTCTTTCAACCATGGTGGATGGAGTTGTGTTGGTTGTCGATAGTGAGCAGACCGCCTACCCAAAGGTCAAAGAGGCACAGCTGCGCTTGTCCTATCCACAAGCACAGCTGCTCGGGGTGGTATTGAACAAAGTACGGCTGCAACCAGAAGAAGCTACGCCTTACTACCAGGCGTATCGGGAGAGCCGCCAACGAGCAAAAGAACCAGCGCAAAGGCCAACACTCTTGCGTCAATGGGGAAGAAATAATGTCCCTGATGTACAGATGTCAAAGGAGACAATCCAAGAGAAGGAAGAAGTTACGAAATAA
- a CDS encoding alpha/beta fold hydrolase encodes MELHYEYSGQGHPLVILHGLFGSLENWRTLSKAFAQSFQVFALDQRNHGRSPHSEVFDYQAMLEDVHEFIYQHELPTIHLLGHSMGGKVAMQFALTYPDLVDKLVIVDIAPKVYPPGHDDVFAGLFACDPATIRSRQEADAALTPHLPDLTLRQFLLKNLERNEGGSFQWRINLDGIHRNYHEMLKTFAANGTFAKPTLFIRGENSGYIRDHDLVTIREIFPAAQLTTIANTGHWVHSEAPQEFARIVIDFLSH; translated from the coding sequence ATGGAACTTCACTACGAATATTCTGGGCAGGGGCATCCTCTCGTTATCCTTCATGGATTGTTCGGCTCACTAGAAAACTGGCGTACGCTCAGCAAAGCCTTTGCGCAATCGTTCCAGGTCTTTGCACTCGATCAACGTAACCATGGACGCTCACCGCATAGCGAAGTCTTCGACTATCAGGCGATGCTGGAAGATGTTCACGAGTTCATCTACCAGCACGAACTTCCGACGATTCATCTCTTAGGCCACTCGATGGGTGGGAAAGTTGCCATGCAGTTCGCCCTTACCTATCCAGACCTGGTCGATAAACTTGTCATCGTCGATATTGCACCAAAGGTATATCCACCTGGCCATGACGACGTCTTTGCTGGGCTGTTTGCATGTGATCCGGCGACTATTCGCAGTCGCCAAGAGGCAGATGCGGCGCTTACACCACATCTGCCGGACCTCACGTTGCGCCAGTTTCTTCTTAAGAATCTTGAACGCAACGAAGGTGGCAGCTTCCAATGGCGGATCAACCTCGACGGGATCCACCGCAACTATCATGAAATGTTGAAGACGTTTGCAGCCAACGGCACCTTCGCGAAACCGACGTTGTTCATTCGTGGCGAGAATTCCGGCTACATTCGCGATCACGATCTCGTCACTATCAGAGAGATTTTTCCCGCAGCCCAACTCACGACCATTGCCAACACCGGCCACTGGGTCCACTCTGAAGCGCCGCAAGAGTTTGCCCGCATTGTCATCGACTTCCTCTCTCACTAA
- a CDS encoding thiolase family protein, which produces MPAWELKDKAAVSGVGHSPYGKRLNRSTIDLAGEAIRNALDDAGLARDDLDGLIVSFGTPIGADADTLAYALGLKLRMYNQTWAHGRFTATCIQNAAMAVSAGLANHVACLASISFSGFRKPMMGGAGDSEGAREGGGGHGEDPVYGMTSPGAGAALVAQKYFAKYGATSRQLAAVAIAERKHASLNPAAIMRNPITVEDHQNSRFVCEPLHLLDYCQINDGAACVIVSSSERARDLKRRPVYISGMQGLPAGRHEFIWTHPGFGTSQQEVFDYQAGVQPVYQMADVTHKDIDAFFTYDAFSILVWSALERWGFCKPGEAAAFTQNGRIELGGELPINTNGGLISEAHVMGWNHHVEIVRQLRGECGPRQVANAEVVQWANAYGDSLIYRRG; this is translated from the coding sequence ATGCCTGCATGGGAACTCAAAGATAAAGCTGCGGTGTCTGGTGTTGGTCATTCGCCGTATGGCAAGCGACTGAACCGCAGTACGATTGATCTAGCTGGTGAGGCCATTCGCAACGCATTAGACGACGCAGGTCTGGCGCGTGATGATCTTGATGGACTCATTGTGAGTTTTGGTACGCCGATCGGAGCGGATGCTGACACGCTCGCGTACGCGCTCGGTTTGAAGTTAAGAATGTATAATCAAACCTGGGCACATGGGCGATTTACTGCCACGTGTATTCAGAATGCGGCGATGGCAGTCAGTGCTGGTCTCGCGAACCATGTGGCGTGCTTAGCGTCGATCAGTTTCTCTGGCTTTCGCAAGCCGATGATGGGTGGCGCCGGAGATTCCGAAGGCGCACGTGAAGGTGGCGGCGGGCATGGTGAAGATCCCGTCTATGGTATGACGTCGCCGGGCGCTGGAGCAGCACTTGTCGCGCAGAAGTACTTTGCCAAGTACGGTGCCACTAGCCGCCAACTTGCGGCGGTGGCAATCGCTGAACGGAAGCATGCGTCGCTGAACCCCGCTGCCATCATGCGCAATCCGATTACCGTTGAGGATCATCAAAACTCACGCTTTGTGTGTGAACCGCTGCATTTGCTCGACTATTGTCAAATCAACGATGGTGCGGCGTGTGTCATTGTGTCGAGTAGTGAGCGAGCCCGCGACTTAAAAAGACGGCCAGTGTATATCAGTGGGATGCAGGGACTTCCGGCTGGACGACATGAGTTCATTTGGACGCATCCAGGGTTTGGTACCTCGCAGCAAGAGGTGTTCGATTATCAAGCGGGAGTCCAGCCCGTGTACCAAATGGCGGACGTGACGCACAAAGATATCGATGCCTTTTTTACGTATGATGCCTTTTCGATTCTGGTGTGGTCTGCGCTTGAACGCTGGGGGTTCTGTAAGCCTGGCGAAGCTGCGGCGTTCACGCAGAATGGACGAATCGAATTAGGTGGTGAACTGCCCATCAACACCAATGGTGGTTTGATTTCCGAGGCTCACGTGATGGGATGGAACCATCACGTGGAGATCGTGCGCCAGCTACGCGGCGAGTGTGGTCCGCGACAAGTCGCCAACGCTGAAGTCGTTCAATGGGCGAATGCCTATGGCGATTCGCTGATCTATCGGAGGGGATAA
- a CDS encoding CoA transferase, translating into MSGALSGFTVIDLTQGLCGPFGAMRLGDAGAEVLKIEPLRGDSARTMGPPFIGDESAVFLSVNRNKKSLALDIHKPEGQDLVRRLVAKAEVLLEDLGPGEAEKLGLGYAELQKINAKLVYCAISAFGEEGPLRNLPGAELVIQAMADYTNSLGRIGEPPVRVGTDVASVNTGIFASQAITGALFHRMRKGEGQRVSVSMLGTLLHMRGIMWTAMSDPDDWYGFHLDHYTKPPDHGYKTKDGRVYFGLRRGDSEDWDRLLITLGMTEQLGDPRFADFGRQATSIGRYAPDVKPLWEEAFKEMTCEEVVKLIHSFNGDAVAFLDYPALMTHPQVQELKMIQELDHPTAGTFKTIGPVWRFADTPAKMQSPPPTLGQHTDEILTALGVSAKEISQLRASGVIG; encoded by the coding sequence ATGAGCGGAGCACTTTCTGGATTTACTGTCATTGATCTAACCCAAGGCCTATGTGGTCCATTCGGAGCGATGCGACTTGGGGACGCTGGTGCGGAGGTCCTTAAGATCGAACCGTTGCGGGGTGATTCGGCTCGCACGATGGGACCGCCGTTTATTGGTGACGAGAGTGCGGTCTTTCTCAGCGTGAATCGTAACAAGAAGAGCCTTGCGCTCGATATTCATAAGCCCGAAGGGCAGGATCTCGTGCGAAGGCTAGTGGCGAAAGCTGAGGTGTTGCTCGAAGACCTGGGGCCGGGTGAGGCAGAGAAACTTGGTCTCGGCTATGCTGAGCTGCAAAAGATCAACGCGAAACTGGTGTACTGTGCCATTAGCGCGTTTGGTGAAGAAGGACCACTGCGCAATTTACCTGGGGCTGAACTCGTCATTCAAGCGATGGCAGACTACACCAACTCGCTGGGTCGCATTGGCGAACCACCTGTGAGGGTGGGCACTGATGTCGCCAGCGTGAATACCGGCATCTTTGCGTCTCAAGCAATCACTGGCGCTTTGTTTCATCGTATGCGAAAAGGCGAAGGACAGCGGGTGTCGGTCAGTATGCTTGGGACGTTACTGCACATGCGCGGGATTATGTGGACGGCGATGAGTGACCCTGATGACTGGTACGGTTTCCACCTTGATCACTACACTAAGCCACCAGACCACGGGTACAAGACCAAAGATGGGCGGGTCTATTTTGGTCTGCGTCGAGGCGACAGCGAGGATTGGGATCGCTTGTTGATTACACTTGGCATGACTGAGCAACTTGGAGATCCACGTTTTGCCGATTTTGGCCGCCAAGCGACAAGCATTGGTCGCTACGCACCGGATGTAAAACCGCTCTGGGAAGAGGCATTCAAAGAAATGACCTGCGAAGAGGTGGTCAAACTGATCCACTCTTTCAACGGCGATGCTGTCGCGTTTTTAGACTACCCTGCCTTGATGACACACCCTCAAGTGCAGGAACTCAAGATGATCCAAGAGCTGGACCATCCGACTGCTGGCACGTTCAAAACGATTGGACCCGTATGGCGCTTTGCTGATACCCCCGCAAAAATGCAAAGTCCGCCGCCGACTTTAGGACAACACACGGACGAAATTCTGACTGCACTGGGAGTGAGCGCGAAGGAGATCTCCCAACTTCGGGCCTCCGGAGTCATTGGTTAG
- a CDS encoding CoA transferase: MPGILDGIRVFDLTIAAVGPWASKLLGEMGADVIKVEAPEGELSHVIPPPIKGTAVLYISANFNKRNIVLDLKQEGDRATALKIIEKSDVFIQNMRPGAVERLGLGYDVVSQVNPRVVYVASSAYGRTGPMAKEAGIDPNLQALCGWCSITGQPGGQGEMFRHLAHLDISTSTMIVEAVLQALLARERTGKGQKIEIEMLSAALSLQSTRLAEYFATNQQPQPMGSAVPTTVPHQAFLCEDQKYIAVGVVEEDQWPRFCRALKVEALRDDPRFATNPQRVENRAVLLPLLEEQFRTKPVAWWVIRLTKEAVPNSRIGDYDSLRYHPQVTQNEQIVNLETPHWGTLAVDGLPWKFEKTPAGPIRPGGLKGEHTEAVLRELGIL; this comes from the coding sequence ATGCCAGGTATTCTCGACGGTATTCGCGTATTTGATTTGACGATTGCGGCGGTTGGTCCGTGGGCGTCAAAACTTTTAGGTGAGATGGGAGCTGATGTCATAAAAGTTGAAGCTCCAGAAGGAGAACTCTCGCACGTTATTCCGCCACCGATCAAAGGGACGGCAGTGCTCTACATCTCGGCGAACTTCAATAAGCGCAATATCGTGCTCGACCTCAAGCAAGAAGGTGACCGTGCGACCGCATTGAAGATTATCGAAAAAAGCGATGTGTTCATTCAGAACATGCGGCCTGGAGCAGTTGAGCGCCTTGGGCTTGGCTATGATGTCGTGTCACAAGTCAATCCACGCGTCGTCTATGTGGCATCATCGGCGTATGGTCGCACTGGACCGATGGCAAAAGAGGCAGGCATTGATCCGAATCTACAAGCGCTCTGCGGCTGGTGTAGTATTACTGGCCAACCCGGCGGTCAAGGTGAGATGTTTCGGCACTTAGCGCACTTGGATATCTCCACGAGTACGATGATCGTTGAAGCTGTGCTGCAAGCCTTGTTAGCGCGCGAACGCACTGGCAAAGGGCAGAAGATCGAAATCGAAATGCTGTCTGCCGCATTATCTCTGCAAAGTACGCGATTGGCTGAATACTTTGCGACCAATCAGCAACCGCAACCGATGGGCAGTGCGGTTCCGACCACAGTGCCGCATCAAGCGTTTCTTTGTGAGGACCAAAAATACATTGCGGTTGGGGTAGTGGAAGAGGACCAATGGCCACGCTTTTGTCGGGCGCTGAAGGTAGAGGCGCTCCGCGATGATCCGCGTTTTGCTACCAATCCCCAGCGAGTTGAAAACCGCGCCGTACTGCTTCCACTGCTTGAAGAGCAGTTTCGCACCAAACCTGTGGCGTGGTGGGTCATTCGTTTGACGAAAGAAGCGGTGCCAAATAGTCGCATCGGTGATTACGACTCTCTTCGCTATCATCCGCAAGTGACACAGAACGAACAGATTGTGAATCTTGAGACGCCACACTGGGGAACTCTCGCTGTCGATGGCTTGCCGTGGAAGTTTGAAAAAACTCCAGCTGGTCCGATTCGTCCTGGCGGGCTCAAGGGGGAGCATACCGAGGCGGTGTTGCGCGAACTGGGTATTCTTTAG